From a single Bacillus pseudomycoides DSM 12442 genomic region:
- a CDS encoding DUF58 domain-containing protein, with amino-acid sequence MNEIIKRKHPLMEPLSIGGIGVICLILVVFTNQFFIVAIFLFYLLLVGFLYLYMKAVMKVKWDISQNQQRLFMSESGACTVQIINEARFPIFKAALQFRSNEQIEWETDQKMQRSHHSYHIPLQIEGRDMITITLGGNANERGRQGWQAAELMISDPFGLITYYLPIEQKTLPEFHILPQMSKVTIPEMTTWKHGFRRAAVSPLYDETKIVGVKEYEGESFRSIHWGATAKTGVISAKKYEYTQGDRYALYVNVLGQTGYTLRTDMEYLIQVAAGVCRELISQDCSFELWINGVREQGVIHLKGGKHRKQLYKAMDLLSSLTEKDTPLNTHFFYQTGFRRQEAGCIPLIIGYPPEKQKGWIQIVK; translated from the coding sequence ATGAATGAAATTATAAAAAGGAAACATCCGTTAATGGAACCTCTCTCTATAGGGGGAATCGGTGTTATTTGTCTTATACTCGTCGTATTTACCAATCAATTTTTCATTGTAGCTATCTTTTTATTTTATTTGCTGCTAGTTGGATTTTTGTATTTGTATATGAAGGCAGTCATGAAAGTGAAATGGGATATTTCCCAAAATCAACAGAGACTATTTATGAGCGAAAGCGGAGCGTGTACAGTGCAAATTATTAATGAAGCACGTTTTCCCATTTTTAAAGCAGCTCTTCAGTTTCGTTCTAATGAACAAATAGAGTGGGAAACGGATCAGAAGATGCAGCGTTCGCATCACTCTTATCACATTCCTCTCCAAATAGAAGGAAGAGATATGATAACAATTACGTTAGGGGGGAATGCAAATGAAAGAGGGAGGCAAGGATGGCAAGCTGCAGAACTTATGATATCAGATCCATTCGGCCTTATAACGTATTACTTGCCTATTGAACAAAAGACACTCCCTGAATTTCATATTCTTCCGCAAATGTCGAAAGTAACGATACCGGAAATGACAACATGGAAGCATGGATTTCGCAGAGCAGCTGTTTCTCCGTTATATGATGAAACGAAAATAGTAGGCGTGAAAGAATATGAGGGGGAATCGTTTCGCTCGATCCATTGGGGAGCGACTGCGAAAACTGGGGTAATAAGTGCAAAAAAGTATGAATATACACAAGGCGATCGTTATGCGCTATATGTAAATGTATTAGGGCAAACAGGATATACGCTTCGTACGGATATGGAATATTTAATTCAAGTCGCGGCGGGGGTATGCCGGGAGTTAATTTCACAAGACTGCTCGTTCGAATTATGGATAAATGGAGTACGGGAACAAGGTGTCATTCATCTAAAAGGAGGAAAGCACCGAAAACAACTTTATAAAGCAATGGATCTTTTATCCTCGTTAACCGAAAAGGATACGCCGCTGAATACACATTTCTTTTATCAAACAGGATTCCGAAGACAAGAAGCAGGGTGTATCCCATTAATTATTGGATATCCACCTGAAAAACAAAAAGGGTGGATACAAATTGTGAAGTAA
- the aiiA gene encoding quorum-quenching N-acyl homoserine lactonase AiiA, which produces MTVKKLYFLPAGRCMLDHSSVNSTLTPGKLLNLPVWCYLLETTEGPILIDTGMPESAVDNEDLFKGTFVEGQILPKMKPDDRIVNILKRVGYAPEDLLCVISSHLHFDHAGGNGSFSHAPIILQRTEHDAALHREEYLKECILPDLNYQMIEGDYEVMPGVQLLYTPGHSPGHQSILVKTEKSGSVLLTIDASYTHENFEQGVPFAGFDSEMASQSINRLKEIVLDEKPIVFFGHDMEQEKRCKTFPEFL; this is translated from the coding sequence ATGACCGTTAAAAAACTTTACTTTTTACCAGCTGGCCGCTGTATGTTGGATCATTCTTCTGTTAATAGTACGCTTACTCCTGGTAAACTGTTGAATTTGCCAGTATGGTGCTATCTTTTGGAAACGACAGAAGGTCCAATTTTAATAGATACAGGGATGCCAGAAAGCGCAGTAGATAATGAAGATCTTTTTAAGGGAACGTTTGTTGAAGGGCAGATTCTTCCGAAAATGAAACCGGATGATAGAATCGTAAATATTTTAAAACGAGTGGGTTATGCGCCAGAAGATCTTCTCTGTGTTATTAGCTCTCATTTGCATTTTGACCATGCTGGGGGGAATGGGAGCTTCAGCCATGCACCCATTATTTTGCAACGAACTGAACATGATGCAGCTTTACATAGAGAAGAATATTTAAAGGAATGCATATTACCAGATTTGAACTATCAAATGATTGAGGGAGATTATGAAGTAATGCCTGGTGTTCAGTTGCTCTATACGCCAGGGCATTCCCCGGGTCATCAATCAATACTCGTTAAAACGGAAAAGTCAGGTTCTGTATTGCTAACAATTGATGCATCTTATACACACGAAAACTTTGAGCAGGGTGTCCCGTTCGCAGGATTTGATTCAGAAATGGCCTCCCAATCTATTAATCGATTAAAAGAAATTGTTTTGGATGAAAAACCTATCGTTTTCTTTGGGCATGATATGGAACAAGAGAAAAGGTGTAAAACATTTCCTGAATTTTTATAA
- a CDS encoding SDR family NAD(P)-dependent oxidoreductase — MSKNFIIFGASQGLGDAFVKGLPTKGDTVWVVSRTRPSSLDINDGVNRKWLTIDLSSQQQIPSLKETLKDIAIDVLIYNVGVWEKCGFEDDYTFDKDEVEDISNLININLTSTITYIQALLPNLRQAKNGKIILIGSTAGLDHTNNAQVSFVTSKFGLRGITNALREHVRKDKISVTCINPGELAAEVPYEEGAEKAIMLYGGTRIPVQDIVAIVQCVMNLSPVSCVKEINIPAITDLNA, encoded by the coding sequence ATGAGTAAGAACTTTATTATATTTGGAGCAAGCCAAGGATTGGGCGATGCATTTGTAAAAGGCTTACCCACCAAGGGAGATACGGTATGGGTGGTGTCACGCACACGACCAAGTAGTTTAGATATAAATGATGGTGTAAATCGTAAATGGCTCACAATTGATTTATCTAGTCAACAACAAATTCCTTCTTTAAAAGAAACGTTAAAAGACATTGCTATTGATGTATTAATTTATAATGTCGGAGTATGGGAAAAGTGTGGTTTTGAAGATGACTATACGTTTGATAAGGATGAAGTTGAAGATATTTCGAACTTAATCAATATTAATTTAACTTCCACTATTACTTATATTCAGGCGCTTTTACCTAATTTAAGACAGGCGAAAAACGGAAAGATTATTTTAATTGGTTCCACAGCAGGGTTAGATCATACGAATAATGCGCAAGTTTCGTTTGTCACGTCTAAATTTGGCTTACGTGGTATTACGAATGCTTTACGTGAGCATGTGAGAAAAGACAAGATCTCTGTAACGTGTATTAATCCAGGAGAGCTTGCTGCTGAAGTACCTTATGAAGAAGGTGCAGAAAAGGCAATTATGTTGTATGGAGGGACACGTATTCCTGTGCAAGATATTGTAGCGATTGTTCAATGTGTTATGAATTTATCGCCAGTTTCATGTGTAAAGGAAATTAATATTCCTGCCATAACAGACTTAAATGCATGA
- a CDS encoding CPBP family intramembrane glutamic endopeptidase — protein sequence MKNLWLLKNKADNRNNKFVDKIPSWIYLLICSVGIMVLFYGTQLIVGTSLQTIFNFIPETSSTYRFIGVICTFIGIWMLLLVYVYIFKNPISSIGFTRDWSYKIISNILSGLAIGMFINFAGIYIYSLMFNVQIGFTEQISNFNVYPYVLLCFVTYLIQGGAEELVFRGFLTKWLVKKYNLLLVFLFTSILFSLMHSLGGFNPVFLTYALCFGFLLFLVAVDSNCIYKSMVIHGVYNASETLFKFNGDSMGREYLFYANANMEAYQDKAYLIISAIILVFCVYYLIKLHKKNPKWYFMRSNQDC from the coding sequence GTGAAAAATTTATGGCTACTTAAAAATAAAGCAGACAACAGAAATAATAAGTTTGTAGATAAAATACCTAGTTGGATATATCTTCTAATATGCAGTGTTGGTATCATGGTTCTCTTTTATGGAACGCAATTAATAGTGGGTACTTCACTTCAAACTATCTTTAATTTTATTCCAGAAACTAGTTCTACATATCGTTTTATAGGAGTCATTTGTACTTTTATTGGAATATGGATGCTGCTCCTAGTGTATGTTTACATATTTAAGAACCCGATTTCTAGTATAGGATTTACCAGAGATTGGTCATATAAGATTATTTCGAATATACTTAGTGGTCTAGCGATTGGTATGTTTATTAATTTTGCAGGTATCTATATTTACTCTCTTATGTTTAATGTTCAAATCGGATTTACAGAACAAATCTCTAATTTTAATGTTTATCCATATGTTTTATTATGTTTTGTTACTTACCTTATCCAGGGCGGCGCAGAGGAACTTGTTTTTAGAGGGTTTTTAACGAAATGGCTCGTGAAAAAATATAATCTTTTACTTGTCTTTCTTTTCACTTCTATTCTATTTTCTCTCATGCATTCCTTGGGTGGATTTAATCCAGTATTTTTGACGTATGCTCTTTGTTTTGGATTTTTATTATTTTTAGTTGCTGTTGATAGTAATTGTATATATAAAAGCATGGTAATTCATGGGGTTTATAACGCATCCGAGACGCTGTTTAAATTTAACGGTGACAGTATGGGGAGAGAGTATTTATTCTATGCAAATGCTAACATGGAGGCTTATCAGGATAAGGCCTATCTTATCATCTCAGCAATAATACTTGTTTTCTGTGTATATTATTTAATAAAACTGCACAAAAAGAATCCAAAATGGTATTTCATGAGAAGCAACCAGGATTGTTAA